In Meleagris gallopavo isolate NT-WF06-2002-E0010 breed Aviagen turkey brand Nicholas breeding stock chromosome 5, Turkey_5.1, whole genome shotgun sequence, a single window of DNA contains:
- the SPTB gene encoding spectrin beta chain, erythrocytic isoform X1, whose product MTSENDYDHLELQQSYSHWDASDDELDNDNSSARLFERSRIKALADEREAVQKKTFTKWVNLHLACVTCRISDLYLDLRDGRMLIKLLEVLSKEMLPKPTKGRMRIHCLENVDKALQFLKEKQVHLENMGSHDIVDGNHRLILGLIWTIILRFQVQDVIKEMKEGPETRSPRDALLLWCQMKTAGYPHVNVTNFTSSWKDGLAFNALIHKHRPELFDFKTLTKSNARHNLEHAFSVAERHLGITPLLDPEDVFTENPDEKSIITYVVAFYHYFSEMKKLEVKGRRLGKVIEHAKETKRMIDGYGGLASNLLTWIEQTIVSLNSRSFANSLAGVQHQLQAFSTYRTVEKPPKFQEKGNLEVLLFTIQSRMRANNQRVYTPQEGRLVCDINRAWEKLEKAEHERELALRNELIRQEKLEQLARRFDRKAAMREAWLSENQRLVAQQDNFGQDLTAVEAAKKKHEAIETDTAAYKERVQAIDAVARELEREGYHDIKRIRGRKDNILRLWEQLQELLRNRRQRLEMNLTLQHLFQEMLHSINWMDEVKVQLASSESGKHLLEVEELLETHRLLEGDMALQAEKVRAISAAALRFTDAEGYRPCDPRVIRDRVNHLEMCRQELQALAARRKALLEQSRAVWQCLQELDEAESWIKEQEHIYSALDYGKDLVGVLLLRRRHTALEAELEAQGARLEKALVMAEQLAAAGRDAGRLRDRAAAVRVLWDQLQELVTFRRRGLREAEGFFQFQAEAEELAEVLAEARQRAASEELGHDEVHTQALLRDHQELLEELMAAQQLLERLGHQAEGFPPELRAGPEAHNRLAALQELHHEVSMLAKTRGRRLQDALNLYTVFGESEACQLWMGAKERWLEKLEVPNTLEELDVVKHRLDGLEQKMAGVASQIDAVNRSADGLLESGHPHSPQVRQCQQQLNERWDHFRELVSQRRAAVGSALNLLSFQLECEETRAWLLSKTRVVESTRELGHDLAGVLATQRKLYGIERELTAAESRLDALRPQADLLAQERPELAEDTAGRLAGAQDAMDGLQGALRDRAAALGEVGQLQSFLQDLDDFQAWLFRAQKAVAATEEVPTSLGEAEEMLRKHAAAHEDAEGHAAAFTALLEAGKRVTSNQEDPEYEQLRERLRGVEAGWGALHKMWDARQCFLAQCLGFQEFLRDAKQAEILLANQEYTLAHLELPPTLEGSTAALRRFEDFRASMESSAEKVPSVVTTGSKLVAEGNIFSEKISEKNQALQERHQVNVAKAQEAVGLLQDNHKLQSFLQSCRELAAWVDEKMLTVQDASYGDARGLHGKWQKHQAFMAELAANEAWLEKIKAEGMELASCKPQYGAVVGRRLDELQALWNGLHGAAREKGQQLFEANRTELYAQSYSDLERWLGQVEGELRTTERAKDLTGANLLLKKLTRLEEQVEARQEELVELKASLAGIAPEPDGQEEKLQQRFLDLLKPLGKKRKELETSKAMYQLGRDLEDEMLWVQERMLWARSTEHGTNLQSVQRLAKRNETLQKELQGHAPRLAEVLERGEAAAEGPCPELAERALELRAQWEALRKEVAARQQRLREASEAQQYYLDAGEAEMWVSEQELFMGDEEKPKDEESGLVMLKRHVRQQRSIEDYGQTIKELAGRAQQLLSAGHPEGEQIIRLQGQVDKYYAGLKEAAEERRRRLENMCHLFQLKREVEDLEQWIAERDVAASSQELGQDLDHVTMLRDKFREFARETGSIGQERVDQVSLTIEDLIDAGHAEAATMAEWKDGLNESWADLLELIDTRMQLLATSYDLHKYFYDGSELLALIAARHQELPQDLGDDSGSVEAFHRMHSAFERDLQLLEGQVQQFREVAARLQTAYAGEKAVSIQQQEQEVARALQALLEACSGRRAQLVDTADKFRFFSMARDLLSWMENTVRQIQTQEKPRDVSSVELLMKYHQGIRAEIDARDKSFAACIELGKKLQQRKPQESSEIEAKLMELLDKRKAMMEMWQQRWDRLQLLLEVCQFSRDASVAESWLMAQEPYLASSDYGQTVDAVEKLLKRHEAFEKSTATWEERIAALRKLTTLELMGGRTLQEKDVVHDTAPEHHLDLDAELQIGSEEEEEKRKGEISQEISPPAVDGPQPLIVPKEEPIAPREEVATLPAQPTHVQLEGYLGRKHDLEAATKRASNRSWSTRYCVLRGEELAFFKDAKSRALGVPCQGEEPLGLRNACCQVAAGYKKKKHVFALRLSNGSEWLFHGKDEEEMQTWLQGLHMAITSCQNLPAKARSLPPPHAPPEPRRDKEKRFSFFPKKK is encoded by the exons ATGACCTCTGAGAATGACTATGACCatctggagctgcagcagtcCTACAGCCACTGGGATGCCTCCGACGATGAGTTGGACAATGACAACAGTTCAGCGCGACTCTTTGAGCGCTCCCGCATCAAAGCGCTGGCAG ATGAGCGGGAGGCAGTGCAGAAGAAGACCTTCACCAAGTGGGTGAACCTGCACTTGGCTTGCGTCACCTGCCGCATCTCCGACCTCTACCTGGACCTCCGGGACGGGCGGATGCTCATCAAACTGCTGGAGGTGCTGTCCAAAGAGATGCTG CCCAAGCCCACCAAGGGCCGGATGCGCATCCACTGCCTGGAGAACGTGGACAAGGCATTGCAGTTCCTGAAGGAGAAGCAGGTGCACCTGGAGAACATGGGCTCCCATGACATTGTGGATGGCAACCATCGCCTCATCCTCGGCCTCATCTGGACCATCATCCTCCGCTTCCAG GTGCAAGATGTCATCAAGGAGATGAAGGAGGGTCCAGAGACACGCTCGCCCAGGGAtgcactgctgctctggtgCCAAATGAAGACAGCAGG CTACCCCCACGTGAATGTCACCAACTTCACCTCCAGCTGGAAGGACGGACTGGCCTTCAACGCCCTCATCCACAAGCACAG GCCTGAGCTGTTTGACTTCAAAACTCTGACCAAGTCCAATGCCCGGCACAATCTGGAGCATGCCTTCAGTGTGGCCGAGCGGCACCTGGGCATTACCCCGCTCCTTGACCCTGAAG ATGTGTTCACAGAGAACCCTGATGAGAAGTCCATCATCACCTACGTGGTGGCCTTCTACCATTACTTCTCCGAGATGAAGAAACTGGAAGTGAAGGGCAGGAGGCTGGGCAAG GTCATTGAgcatgccaaggaaaccaagCGGATGATCGATGGCTATGGGGGCTTGGCCTCCAACCTGCTCACCTGGATCGAGCAGACCATTGTCTCCCTCAACAGCCGCAGCTTCGCCAACTCGCTGGCTGGTGtgcagcaccagctgcaggCCTTCAGCACCTACCGCACGGTGGAGAAGCCACCCAA GTTTCAGGAGAAGGGCAacctggaggtgctgctgttcACCATCCAGTCTCGGATGCGAGCCAACAACCAGCGTGTCTACACACCACAAGAGGGGCGTCTGGTCTGTGACATCAACCGG GCGTGGGAGAAGCtggagaaagcagagcatgagCGGGAGTTGGCGCTGCGCAATGAGCTCATCCGGCAGGAGAAGCTGGAGCAGCTGGCACGGCGCTTTGATCGCAAAGCAGCCATGCGGGAGGCCTGGCTGAGTGAGAACCAACGCCTGGTGGCACAG CAGGATAACTTTGGCCAAGACCTGACAGCGGTGGAGGCAGCCAAGAAGAAACACGAGGCCATTGAGACAGACACAGCTGCCTACAAGGAACGGGTGCAGGCCATTGATGCAGTGGCGAGGGAGCTGGAGAGGGAGGGCTACCACGATATCAAACGCATCAGGGGGCGCAAGGACAACATCCTGAGGCTCTGGGagcagctccaggagctgctgcgCAACCGGCGCCAGCGCCTTGAGATGAACCTCACCCTTCAGCACCTCTTTCAGGAGATGCTGCACAGCATCAACTGGATGGATGAGGTCAAG GTGCAGCTGGCCTCGTCCGAATCTGGGAAGCACCTCCTTGAGGTGGAGGAGCTTCTGGAGACCCACCGACTGCTGGAAGGTGACATGGCCCTGCAGGCAGAGAAGGTGCGGGCCATCAGCGCTGCTGCCCTCCGATTTACCGATGCTGAGG GCTACCGTCCTTGTGACCCCAGAGTGATCCGAGACCGTGTGAACCACCTGGAGATGTGCcggcaggagctgcaggcactgGCAGCGAGGCGTAAAGCCCTGCTGGAGCAGTCCCGGGCTGTCTGGCAGTGTCTGCAGGAGCTGGACGAGGCAGAGAGCTGGATCAAGGAACAGGAGCATATCTACTCAGCGCTGGACTATGGCAAAGACCTGGTGGGTGTGCTGCTGCTACGACGCCGTCACACTGCACtggaggctgagctggaggcACAGGGAGCCCGACTGGAGAAGGCACTGGTGATGgctgagcagctggcagcagcagggcgTGACGCTGGGCGGCTGCGGGACCGGGCAGCTGCCGTGCGGGTACTGTGGgaccagctgcaggagctggtgaCCTTCCGCCGCCGTGGGCTGCGGGAGGCCGAGGGCTTCTTCCAGTTCCAGGCAGAGGCTGAAGAGCTGGCAGAGGTTCTGGCAGAGGCTCGGCAGCGAGCGGCCAGCGAGGAGCTGGGTCACGATGAAGTCCACACACAGGCACTGCTGCGGGAtcaccaggagctgctggaggagctgatggctgcccagcagctcctggaacGCTTGGGTCACCAAGCAGAGGGCTTCCCACCAGAGCTGCGGGCTGGCCCCGAGGCACACAACCGCCTGGCAGCGTTGCAGGAGCTGCACCACGAGGTGAGCATGCTGGCCAAGACGCGTGGCCGAAGGCTGCAGGATGCCCTCAACCTCTACACTGTTTTTGGAGAGAGTGAAGCCTGCCAGCTCTGGATGGGTGCCAAGGAGCGGTGGCTGGAGAAGCTGGAGGTGCCCAACACGCTGGAGGAGCTGGATGTGGTGAAGCACAG GCTGGATGGGCTGGAGCAGAAAATGGCTGGCGTGGCTTCTCAAATTGACGCTGTCAACCGCTCAGCTGACGGTCTGCTGGAGAGCGGCCACCCACACAGCCCACAGGTCcggcagtgccagcagcagctcaacGAGAG GTGGGACCATTTTCGGGAGCTGGTGTCCCAGCGGCGTGCAGCAGTGGGCTCGGCACTCAACTTGCTCAGCTTCCAACTGGAGTGTGAGGAGACACGTGCCTGGCTGCTGAGCAAGACGCGGGTGGTGGAGTCCACGAGGGAGCTTGGCCATGACCTGGCTGGCGTCCTGGCCACCCAGCGCAAGCTGTATGGCATTGAACGTGAGCTGACAGCGGCCGAGAGCCGCCTGGATGCCCTGCGTCCGCAAGCCGACCTCCTGGCCCAGGAGCGCCCTGAGTTGGCTGAGGACACGGCAGGGCGGCTGGCAGGGGCACAGGATGCCATGGACGGGCTGCAGGGTGCCCTGCGGGACCGAGCAGCTGCGCTGGGAGAAGTGGGGCAGCTGCAGAGTTTCCTGCAGGACCTGGATGACTTCCAAGCGTGGCTCTTTAGAGCACAGAAAGCTGTGGCAGCCACCGAAGAGGTGCCGACTTCGCTGGGTGAGGCAGAAGAGATGCTGCGGAAGCATGCAGCTGCCCATGAGGATGCTGAGGGGCATGCAGCTGCCTTCACGGCGCTGCTGGAGGCAGGCAAGCGGGTGACAAGCAATCAGGAGGACCCAGAGTATGAGCAGCTGCGGGAGCGGCTGCGGGGTGTGGAGGCAGGCTGGGGAGCCCTGCACAAGATGTGGGATGCCCGGCAGTGCTTCCTTGCCCAGTGCTTGGGCTTCCAGGAGTTCCTGCGTGATGCCAAACAGGCTGAGATTCTCCTTGCCAACCAG GAGTACACGCTGGCCCACCTGGAGCTACCCCCCACACTGGAGGGTTCCACAGCTGCCCTGCGCCGCTTTGAGGATTTCCGTGCCTCCATGGAGAGCAGCGCTGAAAAAGTCCCTAGTGTGGTGACCACTGGCTCCAAGCTTGTGGCAGAGGGGAACATCTTTTCTGAGAAGATCAGCGAGAAGAACCAGGCCCTGCAGGAGCG GCACCAGGTGAATGTGGCTAAGGCACAGGAGGCAGTGGGCTTGCTGCAGGATAACCACAAGCTGCAAAgtttcctgcagagctgccgAGAG CTTGCAGCTTGGGTGGATGAGAAGATGCTAACAGTGCAGGATGCATCCTATGGAGATGCACGTGGTCTGCATGGCAAGTGGCAGAAGCACCAAGCCTTTatggcagagctggcagccaATGAGGCATGGCTGGAGAAGATCAAAGCG GAGGGCATGGAGCTGGCGAGCTGCAAACCACAGTACGGTGCAGTGGTGGGCCGGCGGCTGGACGAGCTGCAGGCGCTGTGGAATGGGCTACACGGCGCTGCCAGGGAGAAGGGCCAGCAGCTCTTCGAGGCCAACCGCACTGAGCTGTACGCCCAGAGCTACAGTGATCTGGAGCGCTGGCTGGGACAGGTAGAGGGCGAGCTGCGCACCACGGAGCGTGCCAAGGACCTTACCGGGGCCAACTTACTGCTCAAGAAGCTGACG CGGCTGGAGGAGCAGGTGGAGGCACGGCAGGAGGAACTGGTGGAGCTGAAAGCATCACTTGCTGGGATCGCACCAGAGCCCGATGGGCAGGAGGAGAAGCTCCAGCAGCGATTCCTTGACCTGCTGAAGCCactggggaagaagaggaaggagctgGAAACCTCCAAGGCTATGTACCAACTGGGGAGGGACCTGGAGGACGAGATG TTATGGGTGCAGGAGAGGATGCTATGGGCCAGGTCAACTGAGCACGGCACCAACCTCCAGAGCGTGCAGCGTTTGGCCAAGAGGAATGAG ACACttcagaaggagctgcagggcCATGCTCCCCGCCTGGCCGAGGTGCTGGAGCGTGGTGAGGCGGCTGCTGAAGGACCCTGCCCGGAGCTGGCAGAGAGGGCACTGGAGTTGCGGGCACAGTGGGAGGCACTGAGGAAAGAAGTGGCCGCTCGGCAGCAGAGGCTGCGGGAGGCCAGCGAGGCCCAACAGTACTACCTGGATGCTGGCGAGGCTGAGATGTGGGTCAGCGAGCAGGAGCTTTTCATGGGAGATGAGGAGAAGCCGAAG gatgAGGAAAGTGGTTTGGTGATGCTGAAGAGACACGTGAGGCAGCAGCGCTCCATTGAGGACTATGGGCAGACCATCAAGGAGCTGGCAGGGAgggctcagcagctgctctctgctggccaccctgAGGG GGAGCAGATCATCCGGCTGCAGGGCCAGGTGGACAAGTATTACGCGGGGCTGAAGGAGGCGGCCGAGGAGCGCCGGCGGCGCTTGGAGAACATGTGCCACCTCTTCCAGCTGAAGCGTGAGGTGGAGGACCTGGAGCAGTGGATTGCTGAGCGTGATGTGGCAGCCTCCTCCCAGGAGCTGGGGCAGGACCTGGACCATGTCACG ATGCTGAGGGATAAGTTTCGGGAATTTGCACGGGAAACAGGCAGCATAGGGCAGGAACGTGTGGACCAGGTCAGCCTGACCATCGAGGACCTCATCGATGCGGGGCACGCCGAGGCTGCCACCATGGCTGAGTGGAAAGACGGACTGAATGAGAGTTGGGCTGACCTCCTGGAGCTAATTGACACACGCATGCAATTGCTGGCCACCTCCTATGATCTGCACAAGTACTTCTATGatggctctgagctgctggcCCTCATTGCTGCCCGCCACCAGGAGCTGCCCCAGGACCTGGGCGATGACTCGGGTTCAGTGGAGGCTTTCCATCGCATGCACAGCGCTTTTGAGCGTGACCTCCAGCTGCTGGAGGGGCAGGTGCAGCAGTTTCGAGAGGTGGCAGCTCGCCTGCAAACTGCCTATGCTGGGGAGAAGGCAGTCAGcatccagcagcaggagcaggaggtggcaCGGGcgctgcaggcactgctggaaGCATGCAGCGGACGCCGGGCACAGCTGGTGGACACAGCCGACAAGTTCCGCTTCTTCAGCATGGCGCGTGACCTGCTCTCCTGGATGGAGAACACTGTGCGGCAGATCCAGACACAGGAGAAACCCAG GGACGTTTCCTCGGTGGAGCTGCTCATGAAGTACCACCAAGGCATCCGCGCTGAGATAGATGCCCGTGACAAGAGCTTTGCTGCCTGCATTGAACTAGGCAAGAAGCTGCAGCAGCGCAAACCCCAGGAGTCATCTGAG ATCGAAGCAaagctgatggagctgctggacAAGAGGAAAGCCATGATGGAGATGTGGCAGCAGCGGTGGGATCGGCTGCAGCTGT TGCTGGAGGTGTGTCAGTTCTCCCGGGATGCCTCAGTGGCTGAGTCGTGGCTGATGGCACAGGAGCCATACCTGGCCAGCAGTGACTATGGGCAGACGGTGGATGCAGTGGAGAAGTTGCTGAAACGACACGAAGCCTTTGAGAAGTCCACAGCCACGTGGGAGGAGCGCATCGCTGCCCTGAGGAAGCTGACGACG CTGGAGCTTATGGGTGGGCGGACACTGCAggagaaggatgtggtgcaCGACACTGCTCCCGAACATCATCTGGATctggatgcagagctgcagataGG gtctgaggaggaggaggagaagaggaaaggggaaatcTCTCAGGAAATCTCTCCACCTGCTGTCGATGGACCCCAGCCG CTGATAGTGCCCAAGGAGGAGCCTATAGCACCGCGGGAAGAGGTGGCCACATTGCCTGCCCAGCCCACTCACGTTCAGCTGGAGGGCTACCTGGGCCGCAAGCACGACCTTGAGGCAGCCACCAAGCGTGCATCTAACAG GTCGTGGAGCACGCGGTACTGTGTGCTGCGGGGTGAGGAGCTTGCCTTCTTCAAGGATGCCAAGAGCCGGGCACTGGGGGTGCCCTGCCAGGGTGAGGAGCCCCTGGGGCTGCGCAACGCATGCTGCCAGGTGGCTGCTGGCTACAAGAAGAAGAAGCACGTCTTTGCGCTCAG GCTCAGCAATGGCAGCGAGTGGCTCTTCCATGGCAAGGATGAG GAGGAGATGCAGACGTGGCTGCAGGGGCTGCACATGGCCATCACCTCCTGTCAGAACCTGCCGGCCAAGGCGCGCAGCCTGCCCCCACCCCACGCCCCCCCTGAGCCCCGACGGGACAAGGAGAAGCGCTTCAGCTTCTTCCCCAAGAAGAAATAa